In the genome of Halictus rubicundus isolate RS-2024b chromosome 9, iyHalRubi1_principal, whole genome shotgun sequence, one region contains:
- the Simj gene encoding transcriptional repressor p66-beta simjang isoform X6: protein MEAMDLDGDAVVDLSVSSSGRRNSPSIAVNSDVGVPLDLGIHFSSSPNLDNSMPEPRNIQNAARGILAPKSADDRKTRRNLRPRIEISYAETPDERRINGYVNGNADSDEGDMPPLPPIKELSSDELAERERTLRKLREELRSEEMKLVLLKKLRQSQQLKENIAAVPKVPSKLPPPVAVQQAPLSHRTGKAPPPLLRGQPAPSRSSIHVPPPGMLLPPTAARSSTSSTGIPPNMIIPQPPHPRSRPPSATPNVSNYHAPADRTERSTKDPTPTPAHQVSKLLVGSQENKTTASLSTPVISEQERQPRDDNQTPAQRQAAAKLALRKQLEKTLLQIPPPKPPPPEMHFVPNPSNTEFIYLVGLEHVVDFITKEPAIPPPPEPFECTQCKTDFTPVWKWEKPITGGKKEGPRGQHATFQRPPAGRDPRVICEHCVTTNVKKALKAEHTNRLKTAFVKALQQEQEIEQRLAQAACPSPDPPAPKPVPKAATPTRRVATPPAPPPQVPPAPTLAPTPPAPKLQEHPLVKLAESGKFNPHHAAAAAALQQQLLRELAKNPVPGLPPHQPLPAHMMPPFTSLLYPYQIAMAQAGGKGLAELQRQAADLQRQYLLDMIPSQASQAQGNQAPPRAHPHNWKT from the exons ATGGAAGCCATGGATTTAGACGGGGATGCAGTGGTGGACCTGAGTGTTAG CAGCAGTGGCAGAAGAAATTCTCCGTCGATTGCTGTTAACTCTGATGTAGGAGTTCCATTAGATTTAGGTATTCATTTCTCTTCGAGTCCTAATCTGGACAACAGTATGCCAGAACCACGTAACATTCAAAACGCAGCGAGGGGAATCCTGGCCCCGAAATCTGCAGACGATAGGAAAACACGCCGTAATCTTAGACCTAGAATTGAAATAAGTTATGCCGAGACTCCGGACGAACGTAGAATAAATGGCTATGTGAACGGAAATGCAGATAGCGACGAAG GTGATATGCCTCCCTTGCCTCCAATCAAGGAACTATCATCGGATGAGCTAGCTGAACGTGAAAGAACACTTAGGAAATTAAGGGAGGAACTTAGATCTGAGGAAATGAAGTTGGTGTTGCTGAAAAAATTACGGCAGTCACAACAACTGAAAGAAAACATTGCTGCCGTACCGAAAGTACCCAGCAAGTTACCACCACCGGTTGCAGTACAACAGGCTCCCCTTag TCATAGAACTGGGAAAGCACCTCCACCTCTACTTAGAGGACAACCCGCGCCAAGCAGGAGTAGTATACATGTTCCTCCACCTGGAATGTTATTACCGCCTACAGCTGCCCGAAGTTCTACTTCCAGTACTGGAATACCACCAAACATGATCATACCACAACCACCACACCCCAGGAGCAGGCCACCTAGTGCAACACCAAATGTATCGAATTATCATGCACCAGCAGACCGAACGGAGAGATCCACGAAAGATCCAACTCCCACTCCGGCACATCAAGTAAGTAAG CTGCTTGTTGGATCTCAAGAAAATAAAACCACCGCATCCTTAAGCACACCTGTGATTTCAGAACAG GAGAGACAGCCAAGGGATGATAATCAGACACCTGCGCAACGTCAAGCGGCTGCTAAACTGGCTTTGAGAAAGCAACTGGAGAAGACGTTGTTACAAATACCGCCTCCGAAACCACCGCCACCGGAGATGCATTTTGTACCCAATCCTTCGAACACAGAGTTCATTTATCTGGTGGGTCTCGAACACGTAGTCGATTTTATTACCAAGGAGCCTGCTATACCACCACCACCAGAACCATTCGAGTGTACACAATGCAAAACGGACTTTACGCCTGTGTGGAAGTGGGAGAAGCCGATCACTGGTGGTAAGAAGGAAGGTCCGAGAGGACAGCACGCAACTTTCCAGAGACCTCCGGCAGGTCGTGATCCTAGGGTTATATGTGAACATTGTGTAACGACAAATGTTAAAAAAGCTCTGAAAGCTGAGCACACTAATCG GTTAAAGACAGCGTTTGTAAAAGCACTGCAGCAGGAACAAGAAATAGAACAAAGGTTGGCACAGGCAGCATGTCCGAGTCCTGATCCACCAGCTCCAAAACCAGTTCCTAAAGCAGCTACTCCCACGAGAAGAGTAGCAACGCCACCAGCCCCTCCGCCACAGGTACCTCCAGCACCTACGTTGGCACCAACTCCCCCTGCACCTAAGCTGCAAGAGCATCCTCTGGTTAAATTGGCTGAAAGTGGGAAATTCAATCCGCACCATGCTGCTGCTGCAGCTGCTTTGCAGCAACAGTTGCTCAGAG AGTTGGCGAAGAATCCTGTACCAGGTCTGCCACCCCATCAACCTCTTCCTGCTCACATGATGCCACCGTTTACCTCGTTATTGTACCCTTACCAGATAGCAATGGCGCAGGCTGGTGGCAAGGGTCTCGCCGAGTTACAACGACAAGCGGCCGATCTGCAACGCCAATACTTGCTCGATATGATTCCGTCGCAAGCGTCTCAAGCACAAGGCAATCAGGCTCCGCCACGGGCCCATCCACACAATTGGAAGACGTAA
- the Simj gene encoding transcriptional repressor p66-beta simjang isoform X7, with translation MEAMDLDGDAVVDLSVSSGRRNSPSIAVNSDVGVPLDLGIHFSSSPNLDNSMPEPRNIQNAARGILAPKSADDRKTRRNLRPRIEISYAETPDERRINGYVNGNADSDEGDMPPLPPIKELSSDELAERERTLRKLREELRSEEMKLVLLKKLRQSQQLKENIAAVPKVPSKLPPPVAVQQAPLSHRTGKAPPPLLRGQPAPSRSSIHVPPPGMLLPPTAARSSTSSTGIPPNMIIPQPPHPRSRPPSATPNVSNYHAPADRTERSTKDPTPTPAHQVSKLLVGSQENKTTASLSTPVISEQERQPRDDNQTPAQRQAAAKLALRKQLEKTLLQIPPPKPPPPEMHFVPNPSNTEFIYLVGLEHVVDFITKEPAIPPPPEPFECTQCKTDFTPVWKWEKPITGGKKEGPRGQHATFQRPPAGRDPRVICEHCVTTNVKKALKAEHTNRLKTAFVKALQQEQEIEQRLAQAACPSPDPPAPKPVPKAATPTRRVATPPAPPPQVPPAPTLAPTPPAPKLQEHPLVKLAESGKFNPHHAAAAAALQQQLLRELAKNPVPGLPPHQPLPAHMMPPFTSLLYPYQIAMAQAGGKGLAELQRQAADLQRQYLLDMIPSQASQAQGNQAPPRAHPHNWKT, from the exons ATGGAAGCCATGGATTTAGACGGGGATGCAGTGGTGGACCTGAGTGTTAG CAGTGGCAGAAGAAATTCTCCGTCGATTGCTGTTAACTCTGATGTAGGAGTTCCATTAGATTTAGGTATTCATTTCTCTTCGAGTCCTAATCTGGACAACAGTATGCCAGAACCACGTAACATTCAAAACGCAGCGAGGGGAATCCTGGCCCCGAAATCTGCAGACGATAGGAAAACACGCCGTAATCTTAGACCTAGAATTGAAATAAGTTATGCCGAGACTCCGGACGAACGTAGAATAAATGGCTATGTGAACGGAAATGCAGATAGCGACGAAG GTGATATGCCTCCCTTGCCTCCAATCAAGGAACTATCATCGGATGAGCTAGCTGAACGTGAAAGAACACTTAGGAAATTAAGGGAGGAACTTAGATCTGAGGAAATGAAGTTGGTGTTGCTGAAAAAATTACGGCAGTCACAACAACTGAAAGAAAACATTGCTGCCGTACCGAAAGTACCCAGCAAGTTACCACCACCGGTTGCAGTACAACAGGCTCCCCTTag TCATAGAACTGGGAAAGCACCTCCACCTCTACTTAGAGGACAACCCGCGCCAAGCAGGAGTAGTATACATGTTCCTCCACCTGGAATGTTATTACCGCCTACAGCTGCCCGAAGTTCTACTTCCAGTACTGGAATACCACCAAACATGATCATACCACAACCACCACACCCCAGGAGCAGGCCACCTAGTGCAACACCAAATGTATCGAATTATCATGCACCAGCAGACCGAACGGAGAGATCCACGAAAGATCCAACTCCCACTCCGGCACATCAAGTAAGTAAG CTGCTTGTTGGATCTCAAGAAAATAAAACCACCGCATCCTTAAGCACACCTGTGATTTCAGAACAG GAGAGACAGCCAAGGGATGATAATCAGACACCTGCGCAACGTCAAGCGGCTGCTAAACTGGCTTTGAGAAAGCAACTGGAGAAGACGTTGTTACAAATACCGCCTCCGAAACCACCGCCACCGGAGATGCATTTTGTACCCAATCCTTCGAACACAGAGTTCATTTATCTGGTGGGTCTCGAACACGTAGTCGATTTTATTACCAAGGAGCCTGCTATACCACCACCACCAGAACCATTCGAGTGTACACAATGCAAAACGGACTTTACGCCTGTGTGGAAGTGGGAGAAGCCGATCACTGGTGGTAAGAAGGAAGGTCCGAGAGGACAGCACGCAACTTTCCAGAGACCTCCGGCAGGTCGTGATCCTAGGGTTATATGTGAACATTGTGTAACGACAAATGTTAAAAAAGCTCTGAAAGCTGAGCACACTAATCG GTTAAAGACAGCGTTTGTAAAAGCACTGCAGCAGGAACAAGAAATAGAACAAAGGTTGGCACAGGCAGCATGTCCGAGTCCTGATCCACCAGCTCCAAAACCAGTTCCTAAAGCAGCTACTCCCACGAGAAGAGTAGCAACGCCACCAGCCCCTCCGCCACAGGTACCTCCAGCACCTACGTTGGCACCAACTCCCCCTGCACCTAAGCTGCAAGAGCATCCTCTGGTTAAATTGGCTGAAAGTGGGAAATTCAATCCGCACCATGCTGCTGCTGCAGCTGCTTTGCAGCAACAGTTGCTCAGAG AGTTGGCGAAGAATCCTGTACCAGGTCTGCCACCCCATCAACCTCTTCCTGCTCACATGATGCCACCGTTTACCTCGTTATTGTACCCTTACCAGATAGCAATGGCGCAGGCTGGTGGCAAGGGTCTCGCCGAGTTACAACGACAAGCGGCCGATCTGCAACGCCAATACTTGCTCGATATGATTCCGTCGCAAGCGTCTCAAGCACAAGGCAATCAGGCTCCGCCACGGGCCCATCCACACAATTGGAAGACGTAA